A genomic stretch from Schistosoma haematobium chromosome 4, whole genome shotgun sequence includes:
- the NUP54 gene encoding Nuclear pore complex protein Nup54 (EggNog:ENOG410V6T1~COG:U,Y), with protein MSLFGSPKLFGFSQPTTSAVSAAPTLGFGLQPSLASTTTPFGNFGLGSTVSTMSSGLFQAAAAKTTNTTFPGFGQNSTPFQGFNLNTPKTSTGLFGSTFSAPTTSTQMGLNLFGSQFGQQASQNTGFSFTQPTQSLFNIPKTQGFGFDQSLPVTAQQQQQQLQVAQQNTVDAFFASLSQPMLFGDERDSVIARWNQLQAMWGTGIGYSAVGMVNYTPENTFARLKSIGYNVLPTSTDADGLVCLYIGRPFSEVTNQRQAVQDILFRLLGGRPNLQLMVEEIRPCAEAEDSTEVILKVVERLATGTTSTISATELAKYLSSPSVVPQLQSQLCVNRLIPEISPSAAQIVAYNENPPAGFDRLIWQQACLDNPHPDRMIPIPFIGFPDLKRRKCDQLAYGEQQSSMIKYITELVSKLRTGQLVMSQRLIQLKRKQIELSHRVLKVLKHQEVHRRCGFAISVEEEGMRCELERIWSELVAPRGLRIRFQEALSTLRNSSEFNKRDKENVGSVYKGAHSLESGDGYPSTWSLDPDSLNELKEYLTQRHNGIREMQRLITEMTNNLKVMEDNPITNINPSVHKSPFVNSPPIGGVHKVSFAVNSRIVH; from the exons ATGAGTTTATTTGGATCTCCTAAGTTATTCGGGTTTTCACAACCGACGACAAGCGCTGTTAGTGCAGCTCCAACTCTTGGTTTCGGATTACAGCCATCACTTGCCAGTACAACGACACCATTTGGAAACTTTGGTTTGGGGTCTACTGTTTCAACTATGAGTTCTGGATTGTTTCAAGCTGCAGCGGcaaaaacaaccaatacaacCTTCCCTGGATTTGGACAAAATTCAACTCCTTTTCAAGGATTTAACCTAAACACTCCGAAAACATCCACTGGGTTGTTTGGTTCTACTTTTTCTGCTCCCACCACTAGTACTCAGATGGGTTTAAATCTATTCGGATCACAGTTTGGTCAACAAGCGTCTCAGAATACTGGATTTAGCTTCACACAACCAACTCAAAGTTTGTTCAACATCCCAAAAA CGCAAGGTTTCGGTTTTGATCAAAGTCTTCCTGTAACTGCtcagcagcaacaacaacagcTACAAGTTGCACAACAGAATACAGTGGATGCTTTTTTTGCTTCTCTATCTCAGCCTATGCTATTTGGTGATGAACGTGATTCAGTTATAGCACGTTGGAATCAACTGCAAGCAATGTGGGGTACTGGTATTGGTTACAGTGCTGTAGGTATGGTGAATTATACGCCAGAGAATACATTTGCTCGATTAAAATCTATTGGATACAATGTTTTGCCTACAAGTACTGATGCTGATggacttgtttgtttatatattgGTCGTCCATTCTCTGAAGTTACAAATCAACGTCAAGCTGTACAAGATATTTTATTCAGACTATTAGGTGGTCGTCCTAATTTACAGCTGATGGTGGAAGAAATTCGTCCATGTGCTGAAGCTGAAGATAGTACTGAGGTCATATTGAAAGTTGTGGAACGATTAGCCACTG GTACAACATCGACTATATCTGCCACTGAACTTGCAAAGTATTTATCAAGTCCATCAGTTGTGCCGCAACTCCAATCACAATTATGTGTGAACCGTTTAATTCCGGAAATATCTCCATCTGCTGCGCAGATAGTTGCATATAATGAGAATCCACCAGCTGGCTTTGACAGACTAATATGGCAACAG GCCTGTCTCGACAATCCACATCCTGATCGTATGATCCCAATTCCATTTATTGGATTTCCTGACTTGAAGCGACGTAAATGTGATCAACTTGCGTACGGTGAACAGCAGAGCAGTATGATTAAG TATATCACTGAGTTAGTGTCTAAACTACGCACTGGTCAACTTGTTATGTCACAACGACTTATTCAATTGAAACGTAAACAAATTGAATTAAGTCATAGAGTATTGAAA GTTCTCAAGCACCAAGAAGTGCATAGACGATGTGGATTTGCTATAAGTGTCGAAGAAGAGGGAATGCGTTGTGAGCTTGAAAGAATTTGGTCAGAACTTGTCGCTCCAAGAGGTTTACGTATTCGTTTTCAAGAAGCATTATCTACACTTCGTAATTCTTCTGAGTTTAACAAAAGAGATAAAGAAAATGTTGGATCGGTTTATAAAGGTGCTCATTCATTAGAATCTGGAGATGGTTATCCGTCAACATGGAGTTTAGATCCGGATTCGTTAAATGAACTGAAAGAG TATTTAACTCAACGTCATAATGGTATTCGTGAAATGCAACGACTTATCACTGAAATGACAAACAATTTAAAAGTTATGGAAGATAATCCAATAACTAATATCAATCCATCTGTACATAAATCACCATTTGTAAACTCCCCTCCGATTGGTGGGGTGCACAAGGTGTCATTCGCAGTTAATTCTCGTATTGTTCATTGA